The Salvelinus namaycush isolate Seneca chromosome 13, SaNama_1.0, whole genome shotgun sequence genome includes a region encoding these proteins:
- the LOC120058580 gene encoding RNA-binding protein 25-like yields the protein TERDRERETERERQRERERETQRERERERETQRERERERQRQRQRERDRERERQRERDRERQRERDRERETERERERETETETDRERERERETERERDRERERQRERETERERQRERETERETERERERERERERERERERERERETQRERERERERERERERETETETERERQRERERQRETERQRERERERERERETETDRDRDRERETERERERERERERQRQTETETERERQRERERERERERERQRETETDRDRERETERERQRERERERERQRQRETERETERERERERERQTETDRDRERDRERERERDRQRQRETERETERERQRERDRERERERERERERERERERERERDRERERERQRDRETE from the coding sequence acagagagagacagagagagagagacagagagagagagacagagagagagagagagagagacacagagagagagagagagagagagagagacacagagagagagagagagagagagacagagacagagacagagagagagagacagagagagagagagacagagagagagagacagagagagacagagagagagagacagagagagagagacagagagagagagagagagagagacagagacagagacagacagagagagagagagagagagagagacagagagagagagagacagagagagagagagacagagagagagagagacagagagagagagacagagagagcgagagacagagagagagacagagagagagagagagagagagagagagagagagagagagagagagagagagagagagagagagagagagacacagagagagagagagagagagagagagagagagagagagagagagagagagacagagacagagacagagagagagagacagagagagagagagagacagagagagacagagagacagagagagagagagagagagagagagagagagagagagacagagacagacagagacagagacagagagagagagacagagagagagagagagagagagagagagagagagagacagagacagacagagacagagacagagagagagagacagagagagagagagagagagagagagagagagagagagagacagagagagacagagacagacagagacagagagagagagacagagagagagagacagagagagagagagagagagagagagagacagagacagagagagacagagagagagacagagagagagagagagagagagagagagagacagacagagacagacagagacagagagagagacagagagagagagagagagagagacagacagagacagagagagacagagagagagacagagagagagagacagagagagagagacagagagagagagagagagagagagagagagagagagagagagagagagagagagagagagagagagagagacagagagagagagagagagagacagagagacagagagacagag